The following are encoded together in the Tripterygium wilfordii isolate XIE 37 chromosome 3, ASM1340144v1, whole genome shotgun sequence genome:
- the LOC119986952 gene encoding probable ascorbate-specific transmembrane electron transporter 1: MAPKSSSYQISALPVTVMAHLLVVAIFTLVLVWLLHFRHGLAFKSDNKQKIFNIHPLLMVSFILLMGEAVMAYKSVLATRKIQKIVHLVLHLLALVAGVLGVYAVFKFHHEIRAPDMYTLHSWLGISTIALFGLQWLLGFFSFVFPGAQSFRRAGYLPWHIFGGMVIFFMAILTAETGLVQRFIFLGLRRSQEALIVNFTGLLILLFAIAVGLTGVLPRAY; the protein is encoded by the exons ATGGCACCTAAAAGTAGTAGCTACCAGATCTCAGCTTTGCCTGTTACGGTGATGGCGCATTTGCTAGTCGTCGCGATCTTCACTCTCGTTCTTGTTTGGCTCCTGCACTTTCGACATGGTCTGGCTTTCAAATCCGATAACAAACAGAAGATTTTCAAT ATTCATCCACTTCTGATGGTATCGTTTATTTTACTCATGGGAGAAG CTGTTATGGCATATAAATCCGTCCTGGCAACACGAAAAATACAGAAGATTGTTCATCTAGTCCTGCATTTGCTAGCCTTGGTTGCTGGAGTATTGGGGGTTTATGCAGTTTTCAAGTTTCATCACGAAATCCGCGCTCCAGATATGTACACCTTACATTCCTGGCTTGGCATTAGCACCATTGCCTTATTTGGTCTACAG TGGCTTTTGGGTTTCTTCTCGTTTGTGTTCCCGGGTGCACAATCATTTAGGAGAGCTGGGTACTTGCCATGGCACATTTTTGGTGGAATGGTCATATTTTTCATGGCGATATTGACTGCTGAGACTGGTTTAGTTCAGAGATTCATCTTCTTAGGCCTACGGCGCAGCCAAGAAGCACTGATAGTGAACTTCACTGGACTCCTAATCCTGCTATTTGCAATTGCTGTTGGCCTCACTGGTGTCCTTCCGCGTGCTTACTAG